In one window of Nitrospira sp. DNA:
- a CDS encoding PilZ domain-containing protein: MPLQPSGRERREFYRITVLLPICIQLETDDAEGEFTEKSVNLSGGGIGVTVTTLYKSGEILSVTLLLPDQVPFKSSIEVLRLDPLPIPGGAHRLHARFIRMTSQNRELLIRYIVRFQRDHLQEHYSV; encoded by the coding sequence ATGCCTTTACAGCCGTCCGGGAGAGAACGCCGCGAATTTTATCGCATCACCGTCCTCCTGCCCATCTGCATTCAGCTTGAGACGGACGACGCGGAGGGTGAATTCACTGAGAAATCCGTCAACCTCAGTGGCGGCGGGATCGGCGTGACGGTCACGACACTCTACAAATCCGGGGAAATTCTTTCCGTCACACTCCTCCTGCCCGACCAGGTTCCCTTCAAATCCTCTATCGAGGTGTTGCGCCTTGATCCCCTTCCAATCCCGGGTGGTGCACACCGCCTCCACGCCCGCTTCATTAGGATGACCAGTCAAAACCGGGAGTTGCTGATCAGGTACATCGTGCGTTTTCAGCGCGACCACTTGCAGGAACACTATTCCGTCTGA
- a CDS encoding alpha/beta hydrolase, whose protein sequence is MRGLKWFLGVLVALATIGALYQIVGMMLDRKQHPPIGRLIDIGGHRLHLYCMGQGSPTVVLEAAAPGWSLYWSTVQPEVARMTRVCAYDRAGLGWSERGPLPRTGRRLAHELHQLLTRAGVPGPYILVGHSLGGFITRLYREEHPRDVVGMVLVDAGHESEMRQAEFRSFANAGKSMLPVIRAMTMLGIPRLMASYDQLPPLLTGQEEKVPAEIRPMLRAGWLRTGYFATLTDESDALIETLEQVRHTGSLGDLPLVVITATGPLWWPDMPGQVNPTKFRKMWLDLQQELTKLSSNSRQVFADQSGHFVQFDQPTLVTHAVRQLIDRERSSPRQPRGAFPTDK, encoded by the coding sequence ATGCGTGGACTGAAATGGTTTCTCGGTGTGTTGGTGGCGCTGGCAACAATCGGCGCCCTGTATCAAATCGTCGGCATGATGCTCGATCGGAAGCAGCATCCTCCCATCGGCCGGCTGATCGACATCGGCGGTCACCGGCTCCATCTCTACTGCATGGGTCAGGGCAGTCCGACGGTTGTGCTGGAGGCAGCCGCGCCCGGCTGGTCGCTCTACTGGAGCACGGTGCAACCGGAAGTGGCACGCATGACCCGCGTCTGCGCCTATGATCGCGCCGGCCTCGGTTGGAGTGAGCGCGGCCCGTTGCCCCGCACCGGCCGTCGGTTGGCGCACGAACTGCACCAGTTGCTGACTCGCGCCGGCGTCCCGGGCCCCTACATTCTCGTAGGCCATTCGCTCGGTGGCTTCATCACCCGGCTCTACCGCGAAGAACATCCCCGGGATGTCGTCGGCATGGTGCTGGTCGATGCGGGGCATGAATCGGAGATGCGCCAGGCGGAGTTCCGATCCTTCGCCAATGCCGGCAAATCGATGCTCCCCGTCATTCGCGCCATGACCATGCTGGGCATTCCACGCCTGATGGCCTCGTATGACCAACTGCCGCCGCTGTTGACCGGACAGGAAGAGAAGGTACCCGCGGAGATTCGACCGATGCTACGTGCAGGCTGGCTGAGGACCGGCTATTTCGCCACGTTGACCGATGAAAGCGATGCGCTGATTGAAACGCTGGAACAGGTGCGCCACACCGGCTCACTCGGCGATCTTCCGTTGGTCGTCATCACCGCAACCGGCCCCCTGTGGTGGCCGGATATGCCAGGCCAGGTGAACCCGACCAAGTTCAGGAAAATGTGGCTGGATCTGCAGCAGGAGCTAACCAAGCTTTCCTCCAACAGCCGCCAGGTGTTTGCCGACCAGAGCGGTCATTTCGTTCAATTCGACCAGCCGACGCTCGTCACGCATGCCGTGCGCCAACTGATCGATCGCGAGCGGAGTTCCCCTCGCCAGCCCAGAGGTGCCTTCCCCACAGATAAGTGA
- a CDS encoding Hsp20/alpha crystallin family protein encodes MTSYHAALVAPIGQDSFDRQIDRLLEDAVSAFGVSGIAWAPASNAWEDDNGFYVQVALPGWEPQDVSLEVAKHVLSIKGERKEQSESARTVHVKEIGDGRFMRLFRLPTYIDSEKASAVQKNGLLTVTFPKREEAKSRRIMIEGT; translated from the coding sequence ATGACCAGTTATCATGCAGCATTGGTAGCACCTATCGGGCAAGACTCCTTCGACCGACAAATCGATCGGTTACTGGAGGATGCGGTGAGCGCGTTCGGCGTAAGCGGAATAGCGTGGGCTCCGGCCAGTAATGCTTGGGAAGATGACAACGGATTTTATGTGCAGGTGGCGCTCCCAGGGTGGGAGCCGCAAGACGTCTCGCTCGAGGTGGCCAAGCACGTGCTTTCCATCAAAGGCGAGCGCAAGGAACAATCCGAATCGGCCAGAACCGTTCATGTCAAAGAGATTGGCGATGGTCGATTTATGCGGCTCTTCCGGTTGCCGACCTACATTGATTCCGAGAAAGCGTCGGCTGTGCAGAAGAACGGCTTGTTGACCGTGACGTTCCCCAAACGGGAAGAAGCGAAGAGTCGACGGATCATGATCGAAGGGACCTAA
- a CDS encoding glycosyltransferase family 39 protein, whose product MPIASHIPRPPDDGHGEGPNEFDSVAAVASPAAGSLVERLDSASSVVDGLVAGFLFLFVFGSGLIHVESFPPLWFDEGWTVCVARTWVELGHYGCLLRGEPAPPSLAAHFPVVASVAASFTLFGVGVWQTRLVGLLYTFVAFLLLYALARRLYGRSVAIAALALLLLVPLKWSIHPLYIGRQVLGEMPLLCSLLAGYVCFLRSTHRPFWQVAAIGCWALAWMTKAQVAPFLVASMAGTMVLMSLRGDWSVVGRLAVALIGSWGGCRLLIEAKDWLLAGHIMPHPPVDGMTEAIALVFVPSIRLETIRYLFLSWPEYPLGLAYAAWRVRGTSGSVAKVSVEQTVQTMLLLLAGSWLAWFAFLSAGEPRYALPGLFLAAPFTAALFHDFTRGFDVAFLARTLTGLLRSRHVTSQGIKAVVVVMLLVMMGWVAVQERYAFRAREDDRDLFAVTHYLNTATPPTAVIETYDSELFLFLQRSYTYAPPRVLVEIIRREQGEAKAVTYDPLESRPDYLVVGEYGRWAGFYKPLIAQNRVRLVTTIGRYQIYEPVRS is encoded by the coding sequence ATGCCTATCGCCTCTCACATTCCGCGGCCGCCCGACGACGGCCATGGTGAAGGCCCTAACGAGTTCGACTCCGTGGCGGCCGTTGCCTCACCTGCGGCCGGTTCCCTGGTTGAACGGCTCGACTCCGCTTCATCGGTTGTAGACGGTCTGGTTGCCGGATTCTTATTCTTGTTCGTGTTCGGCAGCGGCCTGATACATGTCGAAAGTTTCCCTCCGTTATGGTTCGACGAAGGCTGGACAGTCTGTGTCGCTCGCACATGGGTCGAGCTGGGGCATTACGGGTGCCTGCTCCGCGGCGAACCGGCGCCACCCTCATTGGCTGCGCATTTCCCGGTAGTGGCCTCGGTGGCGGCGAGTTTTACACTGTTCGGTGTCGGTGTCTGGCAGACGAGACTGGTGGGACTACTCTACACCTTTGTCGCCTTTCTGCTCCTCTATGCATTGGCCCGTCGCCTCTATGGCCGGTCAGTCGCAATTGCTGCCTTGGCGCTGCTGCTCCTTGTGCCTCTGAAGTGGTCGATCCATCCCCTGTATATTGGTCGACAAGTGCTGGGCGAGATGCCGCTCTTGTGTTCCCTCTTGGCCGGGTATGTCTGCTTTCTCAGGAGCACACACCGGCCGTTCTGGCAGGTTGCTGCGATTGGATGCTGGGCGCTGGCGTGGATGACCAAGGCGCAGGTCGCGCCGTTTCTCGTCGCCTCCATGGCCGGGACCATGGTGCTCATGAGTCTTCGCGGGGATTGGTCGGTTGTCGGCCGGCTGGCCGTCGCCCTGATCGGTTCATGGGGTGGATGTCGACTTCTTATTGAAGCCAAGGACTGGTTGTTGGCAGGCCACATCATGCCGCATCCGCCCGTAGACGGAATGACAGAAGCGATTGCGTTGGTGTTCGTACCGTCTATTCGTCTTGAGACGATTCGATACCTGTTCCTGTCGTGGCCGGAGTATCCGCTCGGTCTTGCCTATGCGGCCTGGCGTGTGCGCGGAACTTCCGGTTCCGTTGCCAAGGTTTCTGTTGAACAGACGGTGCAGACCATGCTGCTGCTGCTGGCAGGGAGTTGGTTGGCCTGGTTTGCGTTTCTCAGCGCCGGTGAACCGCGCTATGCCCTGCCCGGGTTGTTTCTTGCGGCGCCCTTCACGGCAGCGCTCTTTCACGATTTCACCAGAGGATTCGATGTGGCGTTCCTGGCGAGGACTCTGACCGGCCTCCTGCGAAGCAGGCATGTGACGAGTCAGGGAATCAAGGCGGTCGTCGTCGTCATGCTCCTGGTGATGATGGGGTGGGTTGCCGTGCAGGAGCGCTATGCGTTTCGCGCGCGTGAGGACGATCGTGACCTGTTTGCGGTGACGCACTACCTGAATACGGCTACGCCGCCGACGGCAGTGATCGAGACCTATGACAGCGAACTGTTTCTATTTCTGCAGCGATCCTATACCTATGCCCCGCCCCGCGTCCTGGTTGAGATCATCCGGCGCGAACAGGGAGAGGCGAAGGCCGTCACGTACGATCCGTTGGAGAGCAGGCCGGACTATCTCGTGGTCGGGGAGTACGGTCGATGGGCCGGATTTTACAAGCCGTTGATCGCGCAAAACCGGGTGCGACTCGTGACCACCATCGGGCGTTATCAAATCTATGAACCGGTGCGCTCCTAG
- a CDS encoding DUF2088 domain-containing protein yields MTRMQLRTKAWFGDEELTIDFPTSWKLIEIGPRDEPALTVEAMRECLSRPIGTRRLSEIARGKRNAVIVVDDLTRPTPGADLLPLLVEELTSGGISARDITVMLAGGTHPPALADERAKKVGSRLSSAVKVLAHDSRVDLVNCGRSPAGIPLHINRLVMESEVKIGVGCIYPHPVAGFSGGAKIILPAVCGVETTRMMHDYLRGSRERGGSIQTELRQDMIAVARRVGLDGIVNVTLNRHRAICGLFAGDVVQAHEAGVRAAQRLYAVPMCPEAEVVVADMYPFDTSWQFAQDRGMWPVEQATGEVSRVVIAACPLGMGTHELFPVDSPLWSRIARRLSHFRLADLDRPLEKLRTVAQLIRRKQHHLMVLSPGLNGQDLTSMFPHAQRFGDWPTLRAALLARHGEGPVTVAVYRCAPFLIPTATVLGQEVGVSEPTLTGQPTSA; encoded by the coding sequence ATGACCAGGATGCAGTTGCGCACGAAAGCATGGTTCGGGGATGAAGAGTTGACGATCGACTTCCCCACGTCGTGGAAGCTGATCGAAATCGGTCCCCGGGATGAACCGGCGCTGACGGTGGAGGCCATGCGGGAGTGCCTCTCTCGGCCCATCGGGACACGCAGGTTGTCTGAGATTGCCAGAGGCAAGCGCAATGCCGTGATCGTAGTCGACGATCTGACCAGGCCGACGCCGGGAGCCGATCTGCTTCCGCTTCTCGTGGAGGAGTTGACGAGCGGGGGGATCTCCGCGCGCGACATTACGGTGATGTTGGCGGGTGGTACGCACCCGCCGGCCCTGGCCGACGAGAGGGCCAAGAAGGTCGGATCCCGGCTGTCATCGGCGGTGAAGGTCCTGGCTCATGACAGTCGGGTCGATCTGGTGAATTGTGGACGATCGCCTGCCGGGATCCCGCTCCATATCAATCGACTGGTGATGGAGAGCGAGGTCAAGATCGGTGTGGGCTGCATCTATCCCCACCCGGTAGCGGGATTTTCCGGTGGCGCCAAGATCATACTCCCGGCCGTCTGTGGCGTGGAGACCACGCGGATGATGCACGACTATCTGCGCGGTTCGCGCGAGCGCGGCGGGTCCATCCAGACGGAGTTGCGGCAGGATATGATCGCCGTGGCACGGCGGGTCGGGCTCGATGGTATTGTGAATGTCACCCTCAATCGTCACCGCGCCATCTGCGGTCTGTTCGCGGGGGATGTCGTTCAGGCGCATGAAGCAGGCGTCCGTGCAGCGCAACGGCTTTACGCCGTGCCGATGTGTCCGGAAGCGGAGGTCGTGGTGGCGGACATGTATCCCTTCGACACAAGCTGGCAGTTTGCGCAGGATCGAGGAATGTGGCCGGTTGAGCAGGCGACAGGAGAAGTCTCCCGGGTGGTTATTGCCGCCTGTCCTCTTGGCATGGGCACCCATGAATTGTTTCCCGTAGACAGTCCGCTCTGGTCGCGCATTGCCAGACGGCTCAGCCATTTTCGCCTGGCCGATCTCGATCGGCCCCTTGAGAAACTGAGAACGGTGGCCCAATTAATCCGCCGGAAGCAGCATCACCTCATGGTGTTGTCGCCAGGCTTGAATGGGCAGGACCTAACGTCCATGTTCCCCCATGCGCAGCGATTCGGAGATTGGCCGACTCTCAGGGCCGCCCTTCTGGCGCGCCATGGCGAGGGACCTGTGACCGTGGCGGTCTATCGATGCGCTCCGTTTCTCATTCCAACCGCAACCGTACTGGGGCAGGAGGTTGGAGTGTCGGAGCCGACCCTCACCGGGCAACCGACCTCGGCGTGA
- a CDS encoding glycosyltransferase family 2 protein, with protein sequence MPLDRHKISVIVPTVGRDSLALCRTALEGQTRPPDEIVIVVDELRRGVVWARNEGIARSSGDVIAFADDDVIPPADWLERLVGALDRCDAAAAGGTFQETDPLLDAIRRRNPFPEREQMDHGGLVGNSGNLMIRREWLARCQQEDGYVFNPCFGGSGEDWELMWRLRKRGARMVYVPSQVQHLRRAAVGQHLRHSFQRGVGIARLFLVMRCDQSGVVPQDSLLWGKGGRRTDPRWFQALWIKLIGPFDGKGFQSRRQFWVFWLGEKCQAAGFLWELMTGLMSKRPVPRRAVPQSAGSAAMGPKS encoded by the coding sequence ATGCCGTTGGATCGACACAAGATCTCAGTCATCGTGCCTACGGTGGGGCGGGACTCGCTGGCACTCTGCCGGACTGCGTTGGAAGGGCAGACCAGGCCGCCGGATGAGATTGTTATCGTCGTCGATGAACTCCGACGAGGTGTGGTATGGGCCAGAAATGAGGGCATTGCCAGATCCTCGGGTGACGTGATCGCGTTTGCGGATGACGACGTGATTCCACCCGCGGATTGGCTGGAACGGCTGGTCGGGGCCCTCGATCGCTGCGATGCCGCAGCGGCGGGAGGCACGTTCCAGGAGACCGATCCGCTGCTGGACGCGATCCGTCGCCGTAATCCCTTTCCCGAACGGGAACAGATGGATCACGGAGGATTGGTCGGCAACAGCGGGAATCTGATGATTCGACGGGAGTGGCTGGCGCGATGTCAGCAGGAGGATGGGTACGTGTTCAACCCCTGCTTCGGAGGTTCCGGGGAGGACTGGGAATTGATGTGGAGACTGCGGAAACGAGGGGCCAGGATGGTCTACGTGCCCAGCCAGGTACAGCATTTGCGGCGAGCGGCGGTCGGGCAGCATTTGCGTCATTCGTTCCAACGGGGAGTCGGTATCGCGAGGCTTTTTCTAGTGATGCGTTGCGATCAGAGCGGGGTCGTGCCGCAGGATAGCCTGTTGTGGGGGAAGGGGGGGCGGAGGACAGATCCCCGCTGGTTCCAGGCCCTGTGGATCAAGCTCATCGGCCCATTTGACGGGAAGGGGTTTCAGTCCAGGCGACAATTCTGGGTGTTTTGGCTTGGAGAAAAATGTCAGGCCGCCGGATTCCTCTGGGAGCTGATGACGGGTTTGATGTCTAAACGGCCTGTCCCTCGCCGAGCGGTTCCGCAAAGCGCCGGGTCTGCGGCGATGGGGCCCAAGTCATGA
- a CDS encoding oligosaccharide flippase family protein codes for MSAQAVSKGILSIGSWSVVKMATSALVLPTLARMLGIEGYGQYAYYMALLLLASQFANVGMMQTMTKRIAEQPEDVAWCRAVAHAGALINAVGLLSVSVVVGLVVGTTAPSGTAALPIALVIVGVLMFDQVWFYARGVLHGLRHEERAAIPGMIGVVSAGLLGVLAATAGLGVTGVFAGLLTANLFVAMACLRAVLKVLSGGECRESGRTVSSVTGPLLRFGLPAMLFSVLNMALCSLDVILVRHLAGEAQAGLYAAAIQWSQFVWFIPIAVEGVMLQATARLWAEQRVDEVSQLVGRLVRYVVVGTTFLLLLVAVLGEQIVTVYFGPRFADAALGLRLLVPGALCYAVARVLWPVIQAGGEGGHLVRLIGMIVLVDVGLCAGLIPLWGAAGAALATSISFALVAVGYVWMLHRRRVQVFEQVHLFRWLLLSMGTALAIALVTVCVTPPLLSILVGAVVGTVLYWGGVFRLGLVQVEEIELMVRSLPSAFRLTGERLFRYLAPVLLRLKAAAWS; via the coding sequence ATGTCGGCGCAAGCGGTTTCTAAAGGTATCCTATCCATCGGCAGTTGGTCGGTGGTGAAAATGGCCACCTCGGCCTTGGTGTTGCCGACCCTCGCCCGCATGCTCGGCATCGAAGGTTACGGACAGTATGCCTATTACATGGCCCTTCTGTTGCTCGCCTCTCAATTCGCCAATGTCGGCATGATGCAGACCATGACGAAACGTATCGCGGAGCAACCGGAGGACGTGGCCTGGTGCCGGGCCGTGGCGCACGCGGGGGCGTTGATCAATGCGGTAGGCCTGCTGTCGGTGAGTGTCGTGGTGGGCCTGGTGGTCGGGACGACTGCTCCGTCCGGGACGGCGGCCCTGCCTATCGCGTTGGTGATCGTCGGCGTGTTGATGTTCGACCAGGTGTGGTTTTATGCGCGCGGTGTACTCCACGGTCTTCGACATGAGGAGCGTGCGGCGATCCCAGGCATGATCGGCGTGGTATCGGCAGGCCTGTTGGGCGTGCTGGCGGCCACGGCCGGTTTGGGCGTGACCGGCGTGTTTGCCGGGTTATTGACGGCTAATCTCTTTGTGGCCATGGCCTGTCTCAGGGCGGTACTGAAGGTATTGAGCGGGGGCGAATGCCGGGAGTCTGGTCGGACTGTCTCCTCAGTGACAGGACCTCTGTTGCGCTTCGGGCTGCCGGCCATGCTGTTTTCGGTGCTGAATATGGCCCTCTGCTCGTTGGATGTGATTCTGGTTCGGCACCTTGCCGGCGAGGCGCAGGCAGGTCTTTATGCGGCGGCGATTCAGTGGTCGCAATTCGTGTGGTTCATTCCGATTGCGGTCGAAGGCGTCATGTTGCAGGCGACGGCGCGCCTGTGGGCGGAGCAACGGGTGGATGAGGTGAGCCAGTTGGTCGGCAGGCTGGTACGGTACGTGGTGGTGGGGACGACGTTCCTACTCCTGTTGGTCGCGGTCCTGGGTGAGCAGATCGTGACGGTCTACTTCGGCCCTCGTTTTGCCGATGCTGCCCTGGGATTGCGTCTGTTGGTTCCGGGGGCTTTGTGTTACGCGGTGGCGCGTGTGTTGTGGCCGGTTATTCAAGCAGGCGGGGAGGGGGGACATTTGGTCCGCCTCATCGGGATGATCGTGCTGGTGGATGTGGGGCTCTGTGCAGGCTTGATTCCGCTCTGGGGCGCTGCCGGTGCGGCGCTGGCCACGTCCATCTCGTTTGCCTTGGTGGCAGTGGGATATGTCTGGATGCTGCATCGGCGGCGAGTTCAGGTCTTTGAGCAGGTTCATCTGTTCCGGTGGCTGCTGTTGTCGATGGGCACGGCCCTGGCTATCGCTCTGGTGACAGTATGTGTGACGCCGCCGCTGCTCTCAATTCTTGTCGGGGCGGTGGTGGGGACAGTCCTGTACTGGGGTGGGGTCTTCCGGCTCGGGCTTGTGCAGGTCGAAGAGATCGAACTGATGGTGCGCAGTCTGCCGAGCGCGTTCCGCCTGACAGGGGAACGGCTGTTCCGGTACCTCGCACCGGTGTTGCTGCGCCTCAAGGCCGCAGCGTGGAGTTAG
- a CDS encoding glycosyltransferase family 4 protein, which translates to MSARPHICILTSQYFDWGIYGGFGSMSRKLAESLVRSGHRVSVIVPGRQGQQPSETIGGVEIRSFSPRNVVAACRLIRESTADIFHSQDPTVLTYLAQRFHPRRAHLVTSRDPREMSDWWVEFLYATPMRRLLTPLNYLTESGLLVRRAVRRADAVFCPAHFLKEKVKRLYGLSVLPTLLPNLIDVPATLPTKSARPTITFVARWDKRKRPWLFLELAAQFPKYRFVAVGQGSASAESGFDAQLRRKFRDVPNLEMPGLINRFREPERMHKILSDTWIFVSTAVREGLPLTFLEAAAYGCPIISRVDPDQFASRFGKQVHDDDYASAIRTLLAESPLEKGRAAYDYVRETYETSTALAAHQTQYERFAA; encoded by the coding sequence ATGAGCGCGCGGCCGCATATCTGCATTCTGACGAGCCAGTACTTCGACTGGGGGATCTACGGCGGATTCGGGAGCATGTCCCGGAAATTGGCCGAGAGTCTTGTGCGCTCTGGCCACCGGGTCAGCGTCATTGTTCCCGGGCGACAGGGACAACAGCCGAGTGAAACGATCGGCGGGGTGGAGATCCGGAGTTTTTCACCACGAAACGTCGTGGCGGCCTGCCGCCTGATTCGGGAATCCACCGCCGATATTTTTCATTCGCAGGACCCAACCGTCCTGACCTATCTGGCGCAACGTTTCCACCCACGACGCGCTCACCTGGTAACGAGCCGCGATCCGCGCGAAATGAGCGACTGGTGGGTTGAATTCCTGTATGCCACCCCGATGCGTCGCCTCTTGACTCCCCTCAACTACCTGACCGAATCCGGGTTGTTGGTCAGGCGGGCTGTGCGTCGGGCTGACGCGGTGTTCTGTCCGGCCCATTTCCTGAAGGAGAAGGTCAAGCGCCTCTATGGTCTATCGGTCTTGCCGACGCTGCTGCCCAATCTCATCGATGTTCCCGCCACACTGCCCACAAAAAGTGCGCGCCCCACCATTACTTTTGTGGCGCGGTGGGACAAGCGCAAACGGCCCTGGCTGTTCCTGGAATTGGCCGCGCAGTTCCCGAAGTACCGGTTTGTGGCGGTGGGGCAGGGGAGTGCCTCGGCTGAATCCGGTTTCGACGCTCAATTGCGCAGGAAATTTCGTGATGTGCCCAATCTCGAGATGCCGGGGCTGATCAATCGTTTTCGTGAGCCGGAGCGGATGCACAAGATTCTGTCGGACACGTGGATCTTTGTCAGCACCGCAGTCCGAGAGGGGCTTCCGTTAACCTTTCTGGAAGCGGCGGCATACGGCTGTCCGATCATCAGCCGGGTGGATCCGGACCAGTTTGCCTCCCGATTCGGGAAGCAGGTGCACGACGATGACTATGCGTCCGCGATCCGCACTCTGTTGGCCGAGTCGCCGTTGGAGAAAGGCCGTGCAGCCTACGACTACGTACGGGAGACGTACGAAACTTCCACGGCTCTGGCGGCTCATCAAACACAGTACGAGCGGTTTGCGGCCTGA